From a single Collibacillus ludicampi genomic region:
- a CDS encoding ParM/StbA family protein, whose translation MAKRPIYVGLDAGYGYTKVSSSVKKPQAFPSVAEKAPKDTLKGMQSLFSKIKTANVDVLDSLHVSISENALPSVEWVVGSKALRSGLSRVDYVLTENKVDDPKFRALLATALAIATPDVSGEYEVNLCTGLAVSYFAEQQGPLTESLQNRVFEVAYHEGPYKGVEKRIRIKNVLVAPQGLGVVLGMLLEQGKSMDDVENGLVAILDIGMKTTDYAVFEGYEPVPAMSDGITDLGMNRITQAIRNTNRKLTNAQADELAWTGKTTGMRADEELMSELESLKQDLATAIANEVFVQAWNENLSQFDKVYITGGGGEVLFPYLKAYGPNIELTNKKVHARFGNSQGFLNIARYIFGEEADEAAAGKTEA comes from the coding sequence ATGGCGAAACGACCGATTTATGTTGGACTCGATGCCGGATATGGTTATACAAAGGTGAGTTCAAGCGTGAAAAAACCGCAGGCGTTTCCTTCTGTTGCGGAGAAAGCGCCGAAAGATACATTAAAAGGAATGCAATCACTTTTCTCAAAGATCAAAACGGCAAATGTGGATGTTCTTGACAGCTTGCATGTATCAATATCTGAAAACGCGTTGCCTTCCGTTGAATGGGTGGTTGGATCCAAAGCTTTACGCTCCGGTTTAAGTCGGGTTGACTATGTTTTAACGGAGAATAAGGTTGATGATCCCAAGTTCCGCGCTTTGTTAGCGACAGCCCTTGCGATCGCTACACCGGATGTGAGCGGCGAGTATGAAGTCAACCTGTGCACAGGATTGGCCGTTTCTTATTTTGCCGAACAACAAGGACCTCTGACGGAAAGCTTGCAGAACCGCGTCTTCGAGGTCGCTTATCACGAAGGGCCGTATAAAGGTGTAGAGAAAAGAATTCGCATCAAAAACGTGCTCGTTGCTCCTCAGGGACTCGGCGTGGTTCTGGGCATGCTCCTGGAACAAGGAAAGAGCATGGATGATGTGGAAAACGGGCTGGTAGCCATCCTCGACATCGGTATGAAGACCACCGACTATGCGGTGTTCGAAGGTTATGAGCCAGTACCGGCGATGAGTGACGGCATCACTGATCTTGGAATGAACCGGATCACGCAAGCGATCCGTAATACAAACCGCAAATTAACGAACGCGCAGGCAGATGAATTGGCTTGGACGGGCAAGACGACAGGGATGCGTGCGGATGAAGAGTTGATGTCAGAACTGGAATCTCTCAAACAAGATTTGGCAACTGCCATTGCTAATGAAGTGTTTGTACAGGCATGGAATGAAAACCTGAGTCAATTCGATAAGGTATATATTACCGGTGGAGGCGGTGAAGTATTATTCCCATATCTGAAAGCGTATGGTCCAAATATTGAATTAACCAACAAAAAGGTGCATGCACGTTTCGGCAATTCACAAGGATTCTTGAATATTGCACGATATATTTTCGGGGAAGAAGCAGACGAAGCGGCAGCAGGTAAAACGGAGGCATAA
- a CDS encoding transcription repressor NadR — MSSERRKKLLELLRSIDEPLSGSQLAERVGVSRQTIVQDIAFLRKDGHEIVSTTHGYVCTESPQEWREVLGIIHTPEQLRRELEILVAHHVRVEDVFIDHPIYGRIRGFLGISTPKDVKNFVEKWDRASIPLFSEVSGGLHYHTVSSEDPENIADAKKALQKEGFTLVEYRGE; from the coding sequence GTGTCTTCGGAACGCAGGAAAAAGTTGCTCGAACTTTTAAGGTCTATAGACGAACCATTGTCTGGCTCCCAGCTTGCAGAGCGTGTAGGTGTCAGCCGTCAGACCATCGTACAAGATATTGCGTTCCTGCGCAAGGACGGACATGAGATTGTCAGTACGACGCACGGTTATGTATGTACCGAGAGCCCGCAAGAATGGCGAGAAGTACTGGGAATCATTCATACTCCCGAACAGTTGAGACGGGAGCTGGAAATTCTTGTGGCCCATCATGTTCGTGTTGAGGATGTTTTTATCGATCACCCCATTTATGGAAGAATAAGAGGGTTTCTTGGGATCTCCACACCTAAAGACGTGAAGAATTTTGTCGAAAAATGGGACAGGGCATCGATCCCGTTATTCTCGGAAGTCTCGGGTGGCCTGCATTATCATACGGTGAGCTCTGAGGATCCGGAAAATATTGCGGATGCCAAGAAAGCATTGCAGAAGGAAGGTTTTACGCTTGTAGAATATAGGGGGGAATAA
- the nadA gene encoding quinolinate synthase NadA: protein MNLESQCALDGIVTADDLAISSEELDQRIADAKKELGHRLTILGHHYQRDDVIRFADYRGDSLQLARIAADLKESEYVVFCGVHFMAETTDILTGDDQIVILPDMNAGCSMADMADLEEVEECWDVLTSLYGDTIIPVTYVNSTAAIKAFVGQHGGLTVTSSNAERILTYAFNQKAKVLFLPDQHLGRNTGVKLGIPLSQMCVYDPKRMELEFPHGQEEPRMILWKGHCSVHQKFEPKHVHQVREQYPDIRVIVHPECMYETVQLADEAGSTDYIIKAIRKAPAGTKWAIGTEHNLVNRLAQEHPEQFIISLNSMICPCLTMNRIDRPHLLRSLENLVNGKEENVIRVDRETAQWAKVAIDRMLSLS from the coding sequence ATGAATCTTGAATCTCAATGCGCGCTTGACGGAATTGTAACAGCGGATGATCTTGCGATTTCATCGGAAGAACTCGATCAGCGAATTGCCGACGCCAAGAAAGAATTGGGCCATCGATTGACCATTCTCGGTCATCACTATCAAAGAGACGATGTGATTCGTTTCGCAGACTATCGTGGAGATTCTCTTCAATTGGCGCGCATTGCGGCCGATTTGAAGGAAAGTGAGTATGTCGTTTTCTGCGGTGTTCATTTCATGGCGGAAACGACGGATATTCTCACGGGGGATGATCAAATCGTCATCCTGCCTGATATGAACGCGGGTTGTTCCATGGCGGATATGGCCGACCTCGAAGAAGTTGAGGAATGCTGGGATGTGCTGACTTCCCTCTATGGAGATACGATCATCCCGGTCACGTATGTGAATTCGACGGCAGCAATCAAAGCGTTTGTGGGTCAACATGGCGGGCTGACCGTTACATCTTCGAATGCGGAACGGATTCTCACTTATGCTTTCAACCAGAAAGCGAAAGTTCTCTTTTTGCCGGATCAACATTTGGGACGCAATACAGGAGTGAAATTGGGAATTCCTTTAAGCCAGATGTGCGTATATGATCCAAAGCGAATGGAACTTGAATTTCCTCATGGGCAAGAAGAGCCTCGTATGATCTTATGGAAAGGTCATTGTTCCGTTCATCAAAAATTTGAACCGAAGCATGTCCATCAGGTACGGGAACAGTATCCAGATATTCGTGTGATCGTACATCCGGAATGTATGTACGAAACCGTTCAACTCGCGGACGAAGCGGGTTCCACTGATTATATCATTAAAGCGATCCGTAAGGCGCCCGCAGGGACGAAATGGGCGATTGGAACGGAACACAATCTTGTGAATCGATTGGCGCAGGAACATCCGGAGCAATTTATTATCTCACTGAATTCGATGATATGCCCTTGTTTGACGATGAATCGGATTGACCGGCCTCATTTGTTGCGTTCTCTTGAAAATTTGGTGAATGGGAAAGAGGAAAATGTCATTCGCGTAGACCGTGAAACGGCACAGTGGGCGAAGGTCGCCATTGATCGTATGCTTTCCCTATCGTAA
- a CDS encoding L-aspartate oxidase translates to MSRLIQTDYVVVGSGIAGLTVSLFASRYGRVSLVTKDRIGDGNSRFAQGGIAAAIGNDDSPDLHRDDTLRTGSGLSDYSAVDTLVHAAPDMIRLLVDLGVPFDRDKTGELVLGREGAHGKNRIVHAGGDATGKAIVDVLAKHVLTSPRIDIFEHCYAAELIVVDGECQGLVAVDHELGPLYFQGKTVVLANGGLGQLYRYTTNDPGIYGSGYAMAYQAGAELQDMEFVQFHPTALKVDTNPMPLISEAVRGEGAVLVNSAGEAFMGRYHPWKDLASRDIVARAIFTEYNAGKNVYLDARSISHFAKRFPTITQLCKKHGIDPARDLIPVVPAAHYTMGGIKTDTNGRTTLPRLFAVGEVASSGVHGANRLASNSLLEGAAFARRTAEALAEVRSLEKAHEPSFSSEYIANLSVQPTASLLARVQSLMWEEVGLIREGRRLQEACGKIEEWLEEAKTLADRNLLVSALLVARAALWRRESRGSHFRSDYPEENNEQQRHSLQVKSDQFVFSA, encoded by the coding sequence ATGTCGAGATTGATCCAAACCGATTACGTGGTTGTCGGTTCGGGGATTGCCGGTTTGACGGTAAGTTTGTTTGCCTCCCGCTATGGAAGGGTTTCTCTCGTTACTAAAGATCGAATCGGCGACGGTAACAGCCGGTTTGCACAGGGAGGAATCGCGGCCGCAATCGGTAACGATGATAGCCCGGACTTGCATAGAGACGATACACTTCGTACCGGTTCCGGACTCTCTGACTACTCGGCAGTGGACACGCTTGTACATGCCGCGCCGGACATGATCCGGCTTCTTGTGGATTTGGGAGTTCCTTTCGATCGGGACAAAACGGGGGAACTTGTTTTAGGTAGAGAAGGAGCGCATGGGAAAAACAGAATCGTCCATGCCGGCGGCGATGCTACGGGAAAGGCGATTGTCGATGTACTCGCTAAACATGTGCTCACATCGCCACGGATCGACATTTTCGAGCATTGTTATGCAGCGGAATTGATCGTGGTTGACGGGGAATGTCAAGGACTCGTTGCGGTTGACCATGAATTAGGCCCTCTTTATTTTCAAGGGAAGACTGTCGTTTTGGCGAATGGCGGTCTCGGACAATTATACCGTTACACGACGAACGATCCAGGGATCTATGGCAGCGGATATGCGATGGCTTACCAGGCGGGAGCGGAACTTCAGGATATGGAGTTTGTGCAATTTCATCCCACTGCTTTGAAAGTAGATACGAATCCTATGCCATTGATCTCGGAAGCGGTTCGCGGTGAAGGTGCTGTACTTGTTAACAGCGCGGGCGAAGCCTTCATGGGACGCTATCATCCATGGAAGGATTTAGCTTCCCGTGATATCGTTGCCAGAGCGATTTTTACGGAATACAATGCCGGGAAAAACGTTTATCTCGATGCTCGCTCGATCTCTCATTTTGCGAAACGCTTTCCGACTATTACGCAACTTTGCAAAAAACACGGAATCGATCCCGCGCGCGATTTGATACCGGTTGTGCCGGCGGCCCACTATACGATGGGGGGAATCAAAACCGATACGAACGGGCGTACGACTCTGCCGCGATTGTTTGCCGTTGGAGAAGTCGCGTCCTCGGGCGTTCACGGTGCGAATCGCTTGGCGAGCAATTCGTTGCTTGAAGGGGCCGCTTTTGCCAGACGTACGGCTGAGGCGTTGGCAGAGGTACGATCGCTTGAGAAAGCGCATGAACCTTCCTTCTCAAGCGAATATATAGCGAATCTGTCCGTGCAGCCGACTGCATCCCTGCTTGCTCGCGTTCAAAGCTTGATGTGGGAAGAGGTTGGACTGATTCGTGAGGGCAGACGTTTACAGGAAGCATGCGGCAAAATTGAAGAGTGGCTGGAAGAGGCGAAAACGCTTGCAGACCGCAATCTTCTCGTATCGGCTTTGTTGGTGGCGAGAGCAGCTTTGTGGCGTCGTGAAAGTCGAGGCTCGCATTTTCGCAGCGACTATCCTGAAGAGAATAATGAGCAGCAACGCCATTCGCTGCAAGTAAAAAGTGACCAATTTGTTTTTTCTGCATAG
- a CDS encoding cysteine desulfurase family protein, producing MQVSRYFDHAATTPLRREVLEEMEPFLTTLFGNPSSLHQFGLTVKEAVEKARETVAHAIGARPKEIIFTGSGTESDNIAVLGTARYLRQQKKGNHIIVSQIEHPAVLEAARALEREGFEVTYLPVDENGRVSIIELERELRPETILVSIMHANNVTGTVQPIAEIGSLLHERHVIFHTDAIQSFGKIPVDVNDLHVDLLSINAHKLGGPKGIAALYMRKGIRVTPLVYGGGQERGIRPATQNVAGIVGFAKAAELAMTERVREQERLERLRSRLLDKLQSSISGLKMNGDTKYHLPNIINISVDQIEGQALMLELDRLGFATSSGSACSSGNHEPSYVLLAMNKSTEHALESLRISMGSSTTEQSVDELAEALHQVVTEWRRARNIPFTH from the coding sequence TTGCAAGTTTCACGGTACTTCGATCACGCAGCGACAACGCCACTGCGGCGGGAAGTCTTGGAAGAGATGGAGCCCTTTCTGACCACGCTTTTTGGCAATCCCAGCAGTCTTCACCAGTTCGGCTTGACCGTCAAAGAAGCGGTTGAAAAGGCCAGAGAGACGGTCGCGCATGCGATCGGCGCACGCCCAAAAGAGATTATATTCACCGGGAGTGGGACAGAATCTGACAACATCGCCGTTCTAGGAACTGCCCGCTACTTGCGCCAACAAAAAAAAGGGAACCATATCATCGTGAGTCAAATCGAGCATCCAGCCGTCCTGGAAGCGGCCCGCGCATTAGAACGGGAAGGGTTTGAAGTGACCTATCTGCCTGTGGATGAAAACGGACGCGTTTCGATCATAGAGTTGGAACGTGAACTCCGTCCAGAAACGATCTTGGTAAGCATCATGCATGCAAATAATGTGACGGGTACGGTACAACCGATCGCTGAAATCGGATCCTTGTTACATGAAAGACACGTGATTTTCCATACAGACGCGATACAAAGTTTCGGTAAAATCCCCGTGGATGTGAATGATCTTCATGTCGATCTACTTTCCATCAACGCACATAAGTTGGGTGGACCGAAAGGGATTGCCGCTCTCTATATGCGAAAAGGAATCCGTGTGACGCCGCTCGTATACGGAGGCGGACAGGAACGCGGCATCCGACCGGCGACACAAAATGTCGCAGGTATTGTGGGGTTTGCGAAAGCGGCGGAATTGGCTATGACGGAAAGGGTGAGGGAACAAGAACGGCTTGAACGATTGCGTTCCCGTTTGCTCGACAAACTTCAATCATCCATCAGCGGGCTTAAAATGAATGGTGATACCAAGTACCACCTTCCAAATATAATCAATATCAGTGTAGATCAAATTGAAGGCCAAGCGTTGATGCTTGAGCTGGATCGCCTGGGATTTGCCACTTCCAGCGGTTCCGCTTGCAGTTCAGGTAATCATGAACCATCCTATGTTCTCCTTGCCATGAATAAATCAACGGAACATGCATTGGAAAGCCTGCGCATATCAATGGGATCCAGCACGACGGAACAATCCGTTGACGAGTTGGCCGAGGCGTTACACCAAGTGGTTACGGAATGGAGACGCGCCAGAAATATTCCATTTACCCACTAG
- a CDS encoding MFS transporter, producing the protein MVHDERTGQLDSSLYKSQAKKAAIASTIGTAIEWYDFFLYGTASALIFPKLFFPQSDPYVGTLQSFTTFFLGFVARPIGAAIFGHYGDRIGRKATLIITLLLMGISSTIIGLMPTYDSIGFWAPFFLTVLRVLQGIGVGGEWGGSVLLSMEWGNRRKRGLMASWPQTGVGLGLLLSSSLVTLFINLTGNSFNSWGWRIPFLLSIVLVAIGLFIRLNVLETPQFSKVLEEKTVARQPVAEVIKNNWKEIILSAFVRMAEQAPFYIFITFVISYGTQQLHMSRQFLVNATLVGSLLSLVSVPFFGYLSDFIGRKRMYMIGAVATLLWAFPYFGLLNTRIPALVFLAVVISLIPHDMLYGPQAALIAENFPTKLRYSGSSLGYQLASIIAGGPAPLIAAYLLHTFGSSTAISLYIIFNCIITMIATAMLKERSQQENLELPHETPSASLHS; encoded by the coding sequence ATGGTACATGATGAAAGAACAGGTCAACTCGATTCTTCACTCTACAAGAGCCAAGCGAAAAAAGCCGCGATTGCCAGCACGATCGGCACAGCAATTGAATGGTATGATTTTTTCCTTTATGGTACAGCTTCCGCGTTGATCTTTCCAAAATTGTTTTTCCCGCAGTCTGACCCCTACGTTGGTACCTTGCAATCATTCACGACATTTTTTCTCGGTTTTGTTGCTCGTCCCATCGGAGCCGCGATTTTCGGACATTACGGCGACCGTATCGGACGCAAAGCGACTCTCATCATCACGCTGCTGCTCATGGGAATCAGCAGTACGATCATTGGTTTGATGCCCACATATGACAGTATCGGTTTCTGGGCTCCTTTCTTCCTTACGGTGCTGCGTGTACTGCAAGGAATCGGTGTCGGGGGCGAATGGGGAGGTTCCGTCTTGCTTTCAATGGAATGGGGAAATAGGAGAAAGCGCGGCTTGATGGCCAGTTGGCCGCAAACAGGTGTAGGATTGGGGCTCCTCCTATCCTCAAGTTTAGTGACACTATTTATCAATCTAACCGGAAACAGTTTCAACTCATGGGGGTGGCGTATTCCCTTCTTACTGAGTATCGTACTCGTTGCGATAGGCTTATTCATCCGTTTGAACGTCCTCGAAACCCCACAGTTCAGCAAAGTCCTGGAAGAGAAGACAGTCGCGCGGCAACCCGTGGCAGAGGTTATCAAGAATAACTGGAAAGAGATCATTTTGTCTGCATTTGTGCGCATGGCGGAACAGGCACCTTTTTATATCTTTATCACATTTGTCATCAGTTATGGAACACAACAACTTCATATGTCCCGACAATTCCTCGTAAACGCAACGCTGGTGGGTTCCTTGCTTTCTCTCGTAAGCGTACCGTTCTTCGGCTATTTGTCAGACTTCATCGGCCGTAAGCGCATGTATATGATCGGCGCTGTCGCGACACTGTTGTGGGCCTTCCCGTATTTCGGACTTCTCAACACCCGAATTCCCGCTCTCGTCTTCCTTGCCGTTGTCATTTCTTTGATCCCGCACGATATGCTCTATGGCCCGCAAGCGGCTCTCATCGCGGAAAACTTTCCAACAAAGTTACGATACAGCGGTTCATCCCTCGGTTATCAACTCGCTTCCATCATCGCTGGCGGCCCGGCACCATTGATTGCCGCCTACTTACTCCACACTTTCGGCAGTTCAACTGCGATTAGCCTTTACATCATCTTCAACTGTATCATCACGATGATCGCCACAGCTATGCTGAAAGAACGCTCGCAACAAGAAAATCTTGAATTACCACACGAAACACCCTCCGCTTCGTTGCATTCGTAA
- a CDS encoding APC family permease, protein MENLKRDIGLFALTMTGLGSIIGSGWLFGAWKAAKVAGPAAIYSWIIGCLIIICIALSYAELGGMFPESGGMVRYPQYSHGSFVGFIAGWANWIAIVSVIPIEAEASVQYMSSWPWAWAQGMYDGRHLTMSGLVLASLLVFVYFFLNYWTVALFAKSNTIVTVIKFVVPLLTVVGIYIAGFKTNNFTQAPGGFMPDGWSGVLTAIATSGIVFAFNGFQTPINLAGEAKNPGRNVPFAVVLSLLLAGVLYFFLQFVFIGSVPSNLLANGWAGLQLKSPFADLAMILGVGWLAVALFADAVISPSGTGIVYTASTARMIYGMEKNGYFPKIFGTVHPLYKVPRPAMWLNLAVSFLFMYVFRGWGELVEVISVATVVSYMAGPVTAMSLRKLVPHYRRPLKTKGLVVIAPIAFIVSSLILYWSRWPLTGQVLFVMLIGLPIYFYYEAKRGKETFSRNFKAGLWLVCYLLYMMLISYLGSDRFGGHNVISYGWDMVVVAVSALVFYMWAIRSAYFTEQLKEAESLNQEMKHE, encoded by the coding sequence ATGGAAAATTTGAAGCGGGATATAGGGCTCTTCGCGTTAACCATGACGGGATTGGGCTCTATTATCGGTTCAGGTTGGTTGTTCGGCGCATGGAAAGCGGCAAAAGTAGCCGGCCCCGCAGCGATCTATTCATGGATCATCGGGTGTCTGATCATTATTTGTATCGCTCTTTCCTATGCGGAGTTAGGAGGTATGTTTCCTGAGTCGGGAGGGATGGTGCGCTATCCCCAATACTCCCACGGTTCGTTTGTCGGGTTTATCGCTGGTTGGGCGAACTGGATTGCTATCGTCTCTGTGATTCCCATCGAAGCGGAAGCTTCCGTGCAGTATATGAGCTCATGGCCATGGGCGTGGGCGCAGGGGATGTATGATGGCCGTCATTTGACAATGTCAGGACTCGTCTTAGCATCATTATTGGTATTCGTTTATTTCTTTCTCAACTATTGGACGGTCGCATTGTTTGCGAAATCGAATACCATTGTCACAGTCATTAAATTTGTCGTTCCGCTATTGACAGTTGTAGGCATCTATATAGCCGGTTTTAAGACAAACAATTTCACGCAAGCTCCTGGTGGGTTCATGCCGGACGGGTGGTCAGGCGTTTTGACCGCGATTGCAACATCGGGTATCGTGTTCGCGTTTAACGGTTTTCAAACACCGATCAATCTTGCGGGAGAAGCGAAAAACCCGGGCCGCAATGTTCCTTTTGCTGTCGTATTATCTCTGCTTCTGGCAGGCGTGCTTTATTTCTTCCTTCAGTTCGTGTTCATCGGCAGCGTTCCTTCAAACCTGTTAGCGAACGGATGGGCTGGGTTACAGTTGAAGTCACCGTTTGCCGATCTGGCAATGATCCTTGGGGTCGGTTGGCTGGCGGTCGCTCTGTTCGCCGACGCCGTGATCTCGCCTTCGGGTACGGGGATCGTCTACACGGCTTCTACTGCAAGAATGATTTACGGAATGGAGAAGAATGGTTACTTTCCAAAGATTTTCGGAACCGTTCATCCGTTGTACAAGGTACCCCGTCCTGCCATGTGGTTAAACTTGGCGGTCTCATTTCTGTTCATGTATGTGTTCCGCGGATGGGGAGAGCTTGTGGAAGTCATATCGGTAGCGACGGTCGTCAGCTATATGGCGGGGCCCGTTACAGCGATGTCATTGCGCAAACTGGTTCCCCATTACCGTCGTCCTCTTAAAACAAAAGGTCTGGTTGTCATCGCTCCGATCGCCTTTATTGTTTCGTCGCTGATTTTGTATTGGTCCAGATGGCCATTAACTGGACAAGTATTGTTCGTCATGTTGATCGGCCTTCCCATTTATTTTTATTATGAAGCCAAGCGAGGAAAGGAAACTTTTTCACGCAATTTCAAAGCGGGTTTATGGCTCGTTTGCTACCTTCTTTACATGATGCTCATTTCCTATCTCGGCAGCGATCGATTTGGCGGACATAATGTCATCTCGTACGGTTGGGATATGGTAGTCGTTGCTGTCAGTGCTTTAGTGTTTTATATGTGGGCGATTCGTTCCGCTTACTTTACGGAACAATTGAAAGAAGCTGAAAGTCTGAATCAAGAAATGAAACACGAATAA
- a CDS encoding spore coat protein codes for MQQQNQIGNPKSANEPQVKGPLMNDRDRLNDVLATEKYLTDSINIAAREASHDTLHQDIMTILNETHQCAREMFNMMFQKGWYNLEAEEQQKIDQAYQQFSNYSTQFPYPTMMQ; via the coding sequence ATGCAGCAACAAAATCAGATTGGGAATCCGAAATCGGCGAATGAACCGCAAGTGAAAGGTCCACTCATGAATGATCGTGACCGCTTGAATGATGTCCTTGCCACGGAGAAGTATCTGACGGACAGTATCAATATCGCTGCACGGGAAGCGAGTCATGACACACTCCATCAGGACATCATGACGATCTTAAATGAAACACATCAGTGTGCGCGCGAAATGTTCAATATGATGTTTCAGAAAGGCTGGTACAATCTTGAAGCGGAAGAGCAACAAAAAATCGATCAGGCGTACCAGCAGTTTAGCAATTATTCCACCCAGTTTCCATATCCAACGATGATGCAGTAA
- the trhO gene encoding oxygen-dependent tRNA uridine(34) hydroxylase TrhO, with translation MKPYRILLYYKYVHIENPAEFAEEHLKFCQDLGLKGRILIAEEGINGTVSGTIEQTQTYMDTMHQDPRFADMWFKIDEADGHAFKKMKVKVKKEIVRLDLEEDIDPNQLSGKRLSPKEFYEALQRDDVIVIDGRNDYEYDIGHFRNAIRPEVKAFREFPEWIRKNLSQYKDKKILTYCTGGIRCEKLSGFLLREGFKDVSQLEGGIVTYGKDPEVRGKLFDGKCYVFDERISVPINQEENVIVGKCYHCGKPEDRYINCAYDMCHKQHICCPECEEKFKGYCSVECEEHDRAHVKEKVVTHATSGAIRG, from the coding sequence ATGAAGCCATATCGAATTTTACTCTATTATAAATATGTCCACATCGAGAATCCGGCCGAGTTTGCCGAAGAGCACCTTAAGTTTTGCCAGGATCTAGGTTTGAAGGGCCGTATCTTGATTGCCGAAGAAGGGATTAATGGAACCGTTTCGGGAACCATTGAACAGACTCAGACCTATATGGATACGATGCATCAAGATCCTCGTTTTGCCGATATGTGGTTCAAGATTGATGAGGCAGACGGACATGCTTTCAAGAAAATGAAAGTGAAAGTTAAAAAAGAGATCGTCCGTTTAGATCTGGAAGAGGATATCGATCCGAATCAACTGTCGGGCAAACGCCTTTCACCCAAAGAGTTTTATGAGGCGTTGCAAAGAGATGATGTGATCGTCATCGACGGAAGGAACGATTACGAGTATGACATCGGCCATTTTCGCAATGCGATCCGTCCCGAAGTGAAGGCGTTTCGCGAATTTCCCGAGTGGATTCGCAAAAATCTCAGCCAGTATAAAGATAAAAAAATCCTGACGTATTGTACCGGTGGGATCCGTTGTGAAAAATTGTCCGGTTTTCTTCTGCGTGAAGGATTTAAAGATGTTTCCCAATTGGAAGGGGGAATTGTCACCTATGGCAAAGACCCTGAGGTAAGAGGAAAACTGTTTGATGGCAAATGCTACGTCTTCGATGAGAGAATTTCGGTTCCCATCAACCAGGAAGAAAACGTGATTGTAGGTAAGTGTTATCATTGTGGCAAACCGGAAGACCGATATATCAATTGTGCCTATGATATGTGCCATAAACAACATATCTGTTGTCCGGAATGTGAAGAAAAGTTTAAGGGATACTGCTCCGTTGAATGTGAGGAGCATGACCGAGCTCATGTGAAAGAAAAAGTAGTCACCCATGCTACAAGTGGCGCCATCAGAGGATAA